One genomic region from Rosa rugosa chromosome 1, drRosRugo1.1, whole genome shotgun sequence encodes:
- the LOC133729125 gene encoding secreted RxLR effector protein 161-like, translating to MMNVSYARVVGCLMYARICTRPGLAQALSIVSKYMANLGRRHWQAVKWILYYLRDTREHESVFERQQEQACNAGHKGSDLAGDIDKRRPATSYVFTCGEGLVSCRATKESATTLSTTEVDCMALTKASAEALWLNGLMSEFGIQQEVVVKNGVINLTRNQVFQAETKHVEVRGHCSEGWVNSRKITIEKVHSRENVSDCLTRTIAMEEFKCYLNLLVLTAC from the coding sequence ATGATGAATGTGTCTTATGCAAGAGTAGTGGGATGTCTCATGTATGCTAGAATCTGCACAAGACCAGGTTTAGCTCAAGCATTGAGCATTGtgtcaaagtatatggcaaATCTGGGTAGACGACACTGGCAAGCAGTGAAGTGGATTCTGTACTACTTGAGAGACACCAGGGAGCATGAATCTGTGTTTGAAAGACaacaagaacaagcatgcaATGCTGGTCATAAGGGTTCAGATTTGGCAGGAGACATAGATAAGAGAAGACCTGCAACAAGTTATGTTTTTACTTGTGGTGAAGGTTTAGTGAGCTGTAGAGCAACTAAAGAATCAGCTACGACGTTGTCTACCACTGAAGTAGATTGCATGGCACTAACAAAAGCTTCCGCAGAGGCATTATGGCTTAATGGATTGATGAGTGAGTTTGGAATTCAACAAGAAGTTGTGGTGAAGAATGGGGTCATCAATTTGACAAGGAACCAAGTGTTTCAAGCAGAGACGAAACACGTTGAGGTTCGTGGTCATTGCAGCGAAGGTTGGGTCAACTCAAGGAAGATAACAATTGAGAAAGTTCATTCAAGGGAGAATGTCTCAGATTGTTTGACCAGGACCATTGCCATGGAGGAGTTCAAGTGTTACTTGAACCTGCTCGTTCTTACAGCATGTTGA
- the LOC133725112 gene encoding kinesin-like protein KIN-5D, translating into MTLLNIRDSKLTRLLRDSLGGKTKICIIATISPSIHCLEETVSTLDYAHRAKNIKNKPEVNQKMMKSALIKDLYTEIDRLKQEVYAAREKNGIYIPRDRYILST; encoded by the exons ATGACATTGTTGAATATCAGGGATAGTAAACTAACAAGATTACTGAGGGACTCCTTAGGAGGGAAAACAAAGATATGCATAATAGCTACCATATCACCCTCCATCCATTGTTTGGAAGAAACAGTCAGCACCTTGGACTATGCACACCGTGCCAAGAATATAAAGAATAAACCAGAG GTTAATCAAAAGATGATGAAATCAGCTTTGATCAAGGATTTATATACTGAAATTGATCGTCtcaagcaag AGGTATATGCTGCAAGAGAGAAGAATGGTATCTATATACCACGGGATCGGTATATATTAAGCACCTAA